The following are encoded in a window of Vespula pensylvanica isolate Volc-1 chromosome 2, ASM1446617v1, whole genome shotgun sequence genomic DNA:
- the LOC122637811 gene encoding zinc finger FYVE domain-containing protein 1-like isoform X2: MSAIWGRSETEETNPAIMQSLDSLSICNRDMYNMNHSSIAINANTSMEDLSTKNKTNKIESFLLIDKQERLKVSNAEQFIRKLNCINKDQKVKVVSIFGNTGDGKSHTLNQTFFKGREVFKTSNDQTSCTFGIWAAFDPNLNVICLDTEGVTIYENERIRLLLKVLAISDIVIYRTRSERLNKDLFMFLSTASKAYSHHFRIALQAMGQRAGMPSSLNSLGPCLIILQETRHTKPLSNNGSETAEDMLRTKFGQMRLEIESFSKLKYVGLQTLNSSTDYEPLYLVIKNELDNTSVRFARHPQLVYSTLRHLNDKFSGETGNFSNIIFPDQYFSCPVKCLSCGCRCNNSMGHLRDGKPHSNNARCRYQNQYDNLIYICKKCYSNGKEVKVTSRIQTHNDKSWYGLAVYAWYGSIIECPHCGEIYRSRQYWYGNKDPEEVAVCTEITHVWIMPTASNVPQNTAQRVVDGMSYITEAVTNVSLQPTKAISAWVTDQIAPSYWRPNNEIKCCYKCKTPFGATDTKHHCRACGEGFCAQCSSQTKCVPFRNWYTPVRVCDACYTSSNNEVTQSVEDVNARKVTEHVVSTLSAVGTVLNYSKSFIKDTVRPSYWVPDSEVVGCCICNQKFSPILSLHHCRDCGRGVCQECSQHRKPVPHRGWDKPVRVCDSCIKID; the protein is encoded by the exons ATGAGTGCAATATGGGGGAGAAGTGAAACAGAAGAAACTAATCCAGCAATTATGCAGAGTTTAGACAGTTTGTCTATTTGCAACAGAGATATGTACAATATGAATCATTCTTCAATTGCTATTAATGCAAATACTTCAATGGAAGACTTATCGACGAAGAACAAAACTAATAAGATCGAAAGCTTCTTATTGATCGATAAacaagaaagattaaaagttTCTAATGCTGAACAATTTATTAGGAAGTTGAATTGTATCAACAAGGATCAGAAAGTTAAAGTTGTATCCATTTTTGGAAATACAGGTGATGGAAAAAGTCATACATTGAATCAGACGTTCTTTAAAGGACGAGAAGTTTTCAAAACTTCGAATGATCAGACTTCTTGTACATTTGGTATTTGGGCAGCATTTGATCCAAATCTTAACGTAATATGCCTAGATACAGAAG GTGTTACTATTtatgaaaacgaaagaataaggCTTCTTCTTAAAGTTTTGGCAATATCTGACATTGTTATATATCGAACACGTTCCGAAAGATTGAATAAGGATTTGTTTATGTTTTTGTCAACTGCTTCCAAAGCATATAGTCATCATTTTCGGATAGCCTTACAAGCAATGGGACAACGAGCAGGAATGCCAAGTTCATTAAATTCGCTAGGCCCTTGTCTAATAATTCTACAGGAAACCAGACACACCAAACCTCTGAGCAACA atgGTTCAGAAACTGCAGAGGATATGTTGAGAACTAAATTTGGTCAAATGAGACTCGAAATAGAATCATTTAGTAAATTGAAATATGTTGGACTTCAAACATTGAACTCGTCTACCGATTACGAGCCTTTATACTTggttataaaaaatgaacttGATAATACATCGGTACGATTTGCAAGACATCCACAACTTGTATACAGTACTCTGAGACacttaaatgataaattttctgGAGAAACTGGAAATTTCTCCAATATCATATTCCCAGACCAATATTTTAGTTGCCCGGTAAAATGTCTCAGTTGTGGTTGTAGATGTAATAATAGTATGGGTCATCTTAGAGATGGAAAACCCCACAGTAATAACGCtag GTGCAGATACCAAAATCAATAtgataatttgatatatatatgtaaaaaatgttatagcAATGGGAAAGAAGTTAAAGTAACAAGTCGGATACAAACTCATAATGATAAAAGTTGGTATGGCTTAGCCGTATATGCATGGTATGGTTCCATAATAGAATGTCCTCACTGTGGTGAAATTTATAGAAGTCGACAATATTGGTATGGAAATAAGGATCCGGAAGAAGTTGCTGTTTGTACTGAAATCACTCATGTCTGGATTATG CCAACAGCTTCTAATGTACCACAGAATACAGCTCAGCGTGTAGTTGATGGTATGTCTTATATAACTGAAGCAGTTACTAATGTTTCTTTACAACCTACTAAGGCAATATCTGCTTGGGTAACGGATCAAATAGCACCTTCATATTGGCGTCCtaacaatgaaattaaatgttGCTATAAATGTAAAACACCTTTTGGTGCAACAGATACAAAACATCATTGTCGAGCTTGTGGAGAAGGTTTTTGTGCACAGTGTTCCTCTCAAACGAAATGTGTGCCCTTCAGAAACTGGTATACACCTGTACGTGTCTGTGATGCATGTTATACCAGCTCTAATAACGAAGTCACTCAATCTGTAGAAGATGTAAATGCTAGGAAAGTGACAGAGCATGTAGTGTCTACCTTAAGTGCAGTTGGAACagttttaaattattccaaaT CTTTCATAAAAGACACTGTTAGACCGTCCTATTGGGTACCTGATTCAGAAGTTGTTGGAT
- the LOC122637811 gene encoding zinc finger FYVE domain-containing protein 1-like isoform X1, with protein sequence MSAIWGRSETEETNPAIMQSLDSLSICNRDMYNMNHSSIAINANTSMEDLSTKNKTNKIESFLLIDKQERLKVSNAEQFIRKLNCINKDQKVKVVSIFGNTGDGKSHTLNQTFFKGREVFKTSNDQTSCTFGIWAAFDPNLNVICLDTEGLLGVTIYENERIRLLLKVLAISDIVIYRTRSERLNKDLFMFLSTASKAYSHHFRIALQAMGQRAGMPSSLNSLGPCLIILQETRHTKPLSNNGSETAEDMLRTKFGQMRLEIESFSKLKYVGLQTLNSSTDYEPLYLVIKNELDNTSVRFARHPQLVYSTLRHLNDKFSGETGNFSNIIFPDQYFSCPVKCLSCGCRCNNSMGHLRDGKPHSNNARCRYQNQYDNLIYICKKCYSNGKEVKVTSRIQTHNDKSWYGLAVYAWYGSIIECPHCGEIYRSRQYWYGNKDPEEVAVCTEITHVWIMPTASNVPQNTAQRVVDGMSYITEAVTNVSLQPTKAISAWVTDQIAPSYWRPNNEIKCCYKCKTPFGATDTKHHCRACGEGFCAQCSSQTKCVPFRNWYTPVRVCDACYTSSNNEVTQSVEDVNARKVTEHVVSTLSAVGTVLNYSKSFIKDTVRPSYWVPDSEVVGCCICNQKFSPILSLHHCRDCGRGVCQECSQHRKPVPHRGWDKPVRVCDSCIKID encoded by the exons ATGAGTGCAATATGGGGGAGAAGTGAAACAGAAGAAACTAATCCAGCAATTATGCAGAGTTTAGACAGTTTGTCTATTTGCAACAGAGATATGTACAATATGAATCATTCTTCAATTGCTATTAATGCAAATACTTCAATGGAAGACTTATCGACGAAGAACAAAACTAATAAGATCGAAAGCTTCTTATTGATCGATAAacaagaaagattaaaagttTCTAATGCTGAACAATTTATTAGGAAGTTGAATTGTATCAACAAGGATCAGAAAGTTAAAGTTGTATCCATTTTTGGAAATACAGGTGATGGAAAAAGTCATACATTGAATCAGACGTTCTTTAAAGGACGAGAAGTTTTCAAAACTTCGAATGATCAGACTTCTTGTACATTTGGTATTTGGGCAGCATTTGATCCAAATCTTAACGTAATATGCCTAGATACAGAAGGTCTGTTAG GTGTTACTATTtatgaaaacgaaagaataaggCTTCTTCTTAAAGTTTTGGCAATATCTGACATTGTTATATATCGAACACGTTCCGAAAGATTGAATAAGGATTTGTTTATGTTTTTGTCAACTGCTTCCAAAGCATATAGTCATCATTTTCGGATAGCCTTACAAGCAATGGGACAACGAGCAGGAATGCCAAGTTCATTAAATTCGCTAGGCCCTTGTCTAATAATTCTACAGGAAACCAGACACACCAAACCTCTGAGCAACA atgGTTCAGAAACTGCAGAGGATATGTTGAGAACTAAATTTGGTCAAATGAGACTCGAAATAGAATCATTTAGTAAATTGAAATATGTTGGACTTCAAACATTGAACTCGTCTACCGATTACGAGCCTTTATACTTggttataaaaaatgaacttGATAATACATCGGTACGATTTGCAAGACATCCACAACTTGTATACAGTACTCTGAGACacttaaatgataaattttctgGAGAAACTGGAAATTTCTCCAATATCATATTCCCAGACCAATATTTTAGTTGCCCGGTAAAATGTCTCAGTTGTGGTTGTAGATGTAATAATAGTATGGGTCATCTTAGAGATGGAAAACCCCACAGTAATAACGCtag GTGCAGATACCAAAATCAATAtgataatttgatatatatatgtaaaaaatgttatagcAATGGGAAAGAAGTTAAAGTAACAAGTCGGATACAAACTCATAATGATAAAAGTTGGTATGGCTTAGCCGTATATGCATGGTATGGTTCCATAATAGAATGTCCTCACTGTGGTGAAATTTATAGAAGTCGACAATATTGGTATGGAAATAAGGATCCGGAAGAAGTTGCTGTTTGTACTGAAATCACTCATGTCTGGATTATG CCAACAGCTTCTAATGTACCACAGAATACAGCTCAGCGTGTAGTTGATGGTATGTCTTATATAACTGAAGCAGTTACTAATGTTTCTTTACAACCTACTAAGGCAATATCTGCTTGGGTAACGGATCAAATAGCACCTTCATATTGGCGTCCtaacaatgaaattaaatgttGCTATAAATGTAAAACACCTTTTGGTGCAACAGATACAAAACATCATTGTCGAGCTTGTGGAGAAGGTTTTTGTGCACAGTGTTCCTCTCAAACGAAATGTGTGCCCTTCAGAAACTGGTATACACCTGTACGTGTCTGTGATGCATGTTATACCAGCTCTAATAACGAAGTCACTCAATCTGTAGAAGATGTAAATGCTAGGAAAGTGACAGAGCATGTAGTGTCTACCTTAAGTGCAGTTGGAACagttttaaattattccaaaT CTTTCATAAAAGACACTGTTAGACCGTCCTATTGGGTACCTGATTCAGAAGTTGTTGGAT